One region of Roseicitreum antarcticum genomic DNA includes:
- the polA gene encoding DNA polymerase I, with the protein MSFGKGSHLHLIDGSAFIFRAYHALPPLTRKSDGLPVGAVAGFCNMLFKYVEGNTGPDAPTHAAVIFDFSSKTFRNDIYPEYKANRPELPEDLRPQFPLTRDATRAFNISCIEVEDFEADDIIATLSCQARDAGGRVTIISSDKDLMQLVGDGVEMLDAMKNKRIGPDEVAEKFGVPPNRVIDVQALAGDSVDNIPGAPGIGVKTAALLINEYGDLESLLARAAEIKQPKRRETLINFADQIRISKRLVTLDCTMPLDMTLESMEVREPDHGTLLEFLNVMEFQTLTRRVADKAGVTPPAPPAPAVTLPDAAPEAPDAALPIDPAAYEAVRDIDALHAWIDMIYEQGHVAVDTETTGLDEMRADLVGISLATAPGRACYIPLLHRTGGDDLFADNTLTEGQIPLEDALRLLKPVLEDPSILKIGQNMKYDAKMFARNGIAIAPIDDTMLLSYALHGGLHGHGMDALSQTYLKHIPIPIKSLLGSGKAAITFDRVPVDDAVRYAAEDADITLRLWHLFKPRLHRAHVTTVYETMERPLIPVLAQMEMAGIEVDREVLSRMSNTFSQKMAALEAEIHALAGETFNVGSPKQLGEILYDKMGLPGGKKGKTGAYATGADVLEDLATEHDLPGRVLDWRQLSKLKSTYTDALQDHIHPDTGRVHTSYVIAGANTGRLASTDPNLQNIPIRSEDGRRIRTAFVAPKGKKLIALDYSQIELRILAHIADIEALKQAFRDGLDIHAMTASEMFGVPLDQMTPDVRRQAKAINFGVIYGISGFGLARNLRIPRGQAQQFIDTYFERFPGIRDYMDATVAFAKDHKYVETLFGRRIHTPEIDAKGPGAGFAKRAAINAPIQGTAADIIRRAMIRVPDAIADLPATMLLQVHDELVFEVEESAVEDTIAVVRGVMEGAAHPVVQLAVPLVVDSGIGDTWAEAH; encoded by the coding sequence ATGAGCTTTGGCAAAGGCAGCCACCTGCACCTGATCGACGGGTCGGCTTTCATCTTTCGGGCCTATCACGCCCTGCCGCCGCTGACGCGCAAATCCGACGGGCTGCCGGTGGGCGCGGTTGCTGGCTTTTGCAACATGCTGTTCAAATATGTCGAGGGCAACACCGGCCCCGATGCGCCGACACATGCGGCCGTGATCTTCGATTTCTCTTCCAAGACTTTCCGCAACGACATCTATCCCGAATACAAGGCCAATCGGCCCGAGTTGCCCGAAGACCTGCGCCCACAATTTCCCCTGACGCGCGATGCGACGCGGGCTTTCAATATCTCTTGCATCGAGGTTGAGGACTTCGAGGCCGACGACATCATCGCCACGCTTTCCTGTCAGGCGCGCGATGCCGGTGGGCGGGTGACGATCATTTCCAGCGACAAGGACCTGATGCAACTGGTCGGCGACGGGGTGGAAATGCTCGATGCGATGAAAAACAAGCGCATTGGCCCCGATGAGGTGGCCGAGAAATTCGGCGTGCCGCCCAACCGGGTGATCGATGTGCAGGCACTTGCGGGCGATAGCGTGGACAACATCCCCGGCGCGCCCGGCATCGGCGTGAAAACTGCCGCGCTTCTGATCAACGAATACGGCGATCTGGAAAGCCTGCTGGCGCGCGCGGCCGAGATCAAGCAGCCCAAACGGCGCGAGACGCTCATCAATTTCGCTGATCAGATCCGTATCTCCAAACGCCTTGTCACGCTGGATTGCACGATGCCGCTGGATATGACGCTGGAAAGCATGGAAGTGCGCGAACCCGATCATGGCACGCTTCTGGAATTCCTCAACGTGATGGAATTCCAGACTCTGACCCGGCGGGTGGCCGACAAGGCGGGCGTAACACCCCCTGCCCCGCCCGCGCCAGCGGTGACCCTGCCCGATGCCGCCCCGGAGGCGCCGGACGCCGCCCTGCCCATCGACCCCGCCGCCTATGAAGCGGTGCGCGACATCGACGCTCTGCACGCATGGATCGACATGATTTATGAACAGGGCCATGTCGCAGTTGATACCGAGACCACAGGGCTGGATGAAATGCGCGCCGATCTGGTGGGTATCTCGCTGGCCACGGCACCGGGGCGCGCCTGCTACATCCCGCTGCTGCACCGGACGGGGGGCGATGACCTTTTTGCGGACAACACGCTAACCGAGGGGCAGATCCCGTTGGAAGACGCGCTGCGCCTGTTGAAACCCGTGCTGGAAGATCCGTCGATCCTGAAGATCGGCCAGAACATGAAATATGACGCAAAGATGTTCGCACGCAACGGGATCGCCATTGCGCCGATCGACGACACGATGCTGCTGTCTTATGCCTTGCATGGCGGTTTGCACGGGCATGGTATGGATGCGCTGTCGCAGACCTATCTGAAACACATACCGATCCCGATCAAATCGCTTCTGGGGTCGGGCAAGGCCGCGATCACCTTTGACCGGGTGCCTGTGGATGACGCGGTGCGCTATGCTGCCGAGGATGCCGATATCACCCTGCGGCTGTGGCACCTGTTCAAGCCCCGCTTGCACCGAGCCCACGTGACCACGGTCTACGAGACAATGGAACGCCCGTTGATCCCGGTGCTGGCGCAGATGGAAATGGCGGGCATCGAGGTAGACCGCGAGGTGTTGTCGCGCATGTCCAACACATTCTCGCAGAAAATGGCGGCGCTGGAGGCTGAGATCCACGCGCTTGCGGGCGAAACCTTCAATGTCGGTAGCCCCAAGCAACTGGGTGAGATCCTTTACGACAAGATGGGGCTGCCAGGCGGCAAGAAGGGCAAGACCGGCGCCTATGCAACCGGGGCCGATGTGCTGGAAGATCTGGCCACGGAACACGACCTGCCGGGCCGGGTTCTGGACTGGCGGCAGCTGTCAAAGTTGAAATCGACCTATACCGATGCTTTGCAGGACCATATCCACCCCGACACCGGGCGGGTGCATACGTCTTATGTGATCGCGGGGGCGAATACCGGGCGGCTCGCATCGACCGATCCGAATTTGCAGAATATCCCGATCCGGTCAGAAGATGGCCGCCGCATCCGCACGGCCTTTGTCGCGCCGAAGGGCAAGAAGCTGATCGCGCTTGATTACAGCCAGATCGAGTTGCGTATCCTGGCGCATATCGCGGATATAGAGGCGCTGAAGCAAGCTTTCCGCGACGGGCTGGACATTCATGCCATGACGGCATCCGAAATGTTTGGCGTGCCACTGGACCAGATGACACCGGATGTGCGTCGGCAGGCCAAGGCAATCAACTTTGGTGTGATCTACGGTATTTCGGGCTTCGGTTTGGCGCGGAATCTGCGCATCCCGCGCGGGCAGGCGCAGCAGTTCATCGATACCTATTTTGAGCGTTTCCCCGGCATCCGCGACTACATGGATGCGACCGTGGCTTTCGCCAAGGACCACAAGTATGTGGAAACGCTTTTCGGGCGGCGGATACATACCCCCGAGATCGACGCGAAGGGCCCCGGCGCAGGCTTTGCCAAACGCGCCGCGATCAACGCGCCGATTCAGGGCACTGCCGCCGACATCATCCGCCGCGCCATGATCCGGGTGCCGGACGCCATCGCCGATCTGCCCGCAACGATGCTGTTGCAGGTGCATGACGAACTGGTGTTCGAGGTCGAGGAAAGCGCGGTGGAGGACACGATTGCCGTCGTGCGCGGAGTGATGGAAGGCGCCGCCCATCCGGTGGTGCAATTGGCTGTGCCTTTGGTGGTCGATTCGGGTATCGGCGACACATGGGCAGAGGCACACTGA
- a CDS encoding zinc ABC transporter substrate-binding protein, whose protein sequence is MRYPITLICASLALPVAATADVPRVVADTPVVYGLVAQVMGDLGTPELLLDRGADPHNFQLRPSQATNLTEADVVFWVGPEFTPWLERALEGMDVADKAVSLLAVEGLHLASFGEDDAHDHEGHDHEGHDHEGHDHEGHDHEGHEHEGHDHEGHDHEVQDHEGHDHEGHDHEGHDHEGHDHEGHDHDGTDPHAWLNTDNGKLWLEQITATLGAQDPENMETYRQNADAAIAGIDALTQDLQATLAPAADAPIVMFHNAYGYFVGQFGLNIAGTIALSDAAAPGAARLAELRGRLADQGVVCIFPEVNHSARYVDVVVEGSDVRVGEMLDPAGVNYDGPPQELYASVLTTLANTIVECIDHDHDHDH, encoded by the coding sequence ATGCGTTACCCTATTACACTTATTTGCGCCAGCCTGGCGCTACCGGTCGCCGCTACAGCCGATGTCCCGCGTGTCGTGGCCGATACGCCCGTTGTATATGGGCTGGTGGCACAGGTGATGGGTGACCTGGGCACTCCGGAACTGCTGCTGGACCGCGGCGCCGACCCGCATAATTTTCAGCTGCGCCCCAGCCAGGCAACCAACCTGACCGAAGCTGATGTGGTCTTCTGGGTCGGGCCTGAGTTCACGCCCTGGCTGGAACGCGCGCTGGAAGGGATGGATGTCGCTGACAAGGCCGTCAGCCTGCTGGCCGTCGAGGGGCTGCATCTGGCGTCGTTCGGGGAGGATGACGCGCACGACCATGAAGGTCACGATCACGAGGGCCATGACCATGAGGGTCATGACCACGAGGGCCACGACCACGAGGGCCACGAACACGAGGGCCACGACCATGAGGGTCACGATCATGAGGTCCAAGATCACGAGGGCCACGATCACGAGGGCCACGACCACGAGGGCCATGACCACGAGGGTCACGACCATGAGGGCCACGATCATGATGGCACTGACCCCCATGCCTGGCTGAACACCGACAATGGCAAGCTGTGGCTGGAACAGATCACCGCGACCCTCGGTGCGCAGGATCCTGAAAATATGGAGACGTACCGCCAGAACGCCGATGCGGCCATCGCCGGTATCGACGCCCTGACGCAGGATCTGCAGGCAACGCTGGCCCCGGCGGCGGATGCGCCGATTGTCATGTTCCATAATGCCTACGGCTACTTTGTCGGGCAGTTTGGCCTGAACATCGCGGGTACCATCGCGCTCAGCGATGCCGCCGCCCCGGGGGCCGCGCGGCTGGCCGAACTGCGTGGCCGCCTTGCAGACCAGGGCGTGGTCTGCATCTTCCCCGAGGTCAACCACAGCGCGCGCTATGTCGATGTCGTGGTCGAAGGCTCGGATGTCCGCGTGGGCGAGATGCTGGACCCCGCAGGGGTGAATTATGACGGCCCGCCGCAGGAACTGTATGCCTCGGTTCTCACCACGCTTGCCAATACCATTGTGGAATGCATCGACCACGACCACGACCACGACCACTAA
- a CDS encoding PAS-domain containing protein yields the protein MESPLALAGLLVGTSALTSFGVLCLMAIWLKPKVAPGIAPGQYNGNQAVFVFDDTRLVDCNDTAAEILRDVRHLGVLVAPVHEDGRAPSPDQTEYAKLLRKISAYFPDFEQQASTLAQTGEISLTATGDIGMSLRAVWRRGLAHIILEDTRAEGGKATLDRLTYQAMEDELAALRALTDDAPVPMWREDPTGAIVWGNLGYLDLAQRLDGRGDNALIWPLPRVFPQPPMTLDGVPEGTFRAEVALRDTPEDAEQTLAFDITTPAQGAARVGYALPVLGDAPTDLTRRDLVQTLARAFTTLPVGLAVFDEKRRLQVFNPALTDLTGLPTEFLLSQPGFDRFLHQMREKRMLPEAADFTTWRAQLLAVERAADSGQYEENWTLADGRTFHVTGHPQPGGAIALFIDDISTDVALARTLRAAVDTGQAVLDALGDAVVVFSAKGSVVIDNAAYRALSPADTASGLHACSITQALGLWRAAFGAQTALDRVEAALRARIEIPQQHILDTPGGQSVAVSTTGLGNGQILVRFHAPQIVREAGPFAHATRDGNSDAPSRTALRNGPLIPAAVAAAARAPVTPPPHRHIKVRHSSNRADTNA from the coding sequence ATGGAATCGCCCCTCGCCCTTGCGGGACTGCTGGTCGGGACATCGGCGCTCACGTCATTTGGGGTGCTGTGCCTGATGGCGATCTGGCTCAAACCAAAGGTGGCACCGGGAATTGCGCCGGGGCAATACAATGGTAATCAGGCGGTTTTTGTGTTTGATGACACGCGCCTTGTCGATTGCAACGACACCGCCGCCGAAATCCTGCGTGACGTCCGCCACTTGGGCGTGCTGGTTGCGCCGGTCCATGAAGACGGGCGTGCGCCGTCGCCCGACCAGACCGAGTATGCCAAGCTGCTGCGCAAGATCTCGGCCTATTTCCCGGATTTTGAGCAGCAAGCGTCCACGCTGGCCCAGACCGGCGAAATCAGCCTGACGGCGACCGGCGACATCGGCATGTCGCTGCGCGCGGTCTGGCGGCGCGGGCTGGCGCATATCATTCTGGAAGATACCCGCGCCGAAGGTGGCAAGGCCACGCTGGACCGCCTGACCTATCAGGCGATGGAGGATGAGCTTGCCGCCCTGCGCGCCCTGACGGATGACGCACCGGTACCGATGTGGCGCGAAGATCCCACGGGCGCGATCGTCTGGGGCAATTTGGGCTATCTGGATCTGGCGCAACGGCTCGACGGGCGGGGGGACAATGCGCTGATCTGGCCGCTGCCACGTGTTTTCCCCCAGCCGCCGATGACTTTGGATGGCGTCCCAGAAGGCACGTTCCGCGCCGAGGTCGCCCTGCGCGATACCCCTGAAGATGCCGAACAGACGCTGGCCTTCGACATCACCACCCCCGCACAGGGCGCGGCGCGGGTGGGCTATGCCCTGCCGGTGCTCGGCGACGCGCCCACGGACCTGACGCGCCGTGACCTGGTGCAGACGCTGGCGCGCGCCTTCACGACGCTGCCGGTGGGACTTGCGGTCTTCGACGAGAAACGGCGCCTTCAGGTTTTCAACCCTGCGTTGACTGACCTGACTGGTCTGCCGACCGAATTCCTGCTGTCACAGCCTGGGTTCGACCGCTTCCTGCACCAGATGCGCGAAAAACGGATGCTGCCCGAGGCTGCGGATTTCACCACCTGGCGCGCACAATTGCTGGCGGTGGAGCGTGCTGCGGATTCCGGCCAGTACGAAGAGAACTGGACGCTGGCAGACGGGCGCACGTTCCATGTCACCGGCCATCCGCAGCCAGGCGGCGCCATCGCGCTGTTCATCGACGACATCAGCACCGATGTGGCCTTGGCCCGGACCTTGCGCGCAGCAGTTGATACCGGGCAGGCAGTGCTGGACGCGCTGGGGGATGCGGTGGTTGTATTCTCGGCCAAGGGCAGCGTTGTGATCGACAATGCCGCGTATCGCGCCCTTTCGCCCGCTGACACGGCGTCTGGGCTGCATGCGTGCTCGATCACCCAGGCGCTGGGGCTTTGGCGTGCGGCCTTTGGCGCGCAAACCGCCCTCGACCGGGTCGAAGCGGCGCTGCGCGCCCGCATCGAGATCCCACAGCAGCACATTCTCGACACGCCGGGGGGGCAAAGCGTTGCGGTATCGACAACGGGCCTTGGCAATGGCCAGATTCTGGTGCGGTTCCATGCGCCGCAGATTGTGCGCGAAGCCGGGCCTTTCGCGCATGCTACCCGCGACGGCAACTCGGACGCGCCGTCCCGAACGGCCCTCCGTAACGGCCCCCTGATCCCTGCCGCTGTCGCAGCCGCGGCGCGCGCGCCCGTCACCCCACCACCGCACCGCCATATCAAAGTGCGTCATTCCAGCAACCGCGCCGATACCAACGCCTGA
- a CDS encoding ABC transporter ATP-binding protein, translated as MTEQATQQAIEITGLQKTYSGAKGAPDKHALRGVDLSIPAGSIFGLLGPNGAGKSTLINILAGLVTKTAGQVRIWGFDQDHNPRQSRAAIGVMPQELNMDPFFSPRGALDVQAGLYGVPKSERRTDEILRLIGLEDKAEAYARTLSGGMRRRLLLGKALVHHPHILVLDEPTAGVDLELRQMLWANVRRLNEQGMTIILTTHYLEEAEQMCDEIAIINHGQVVVRDKTSALLGRLDKKTLVIYPTGDVADLTLPEGVTLDRRADGALAFSYSRSTTTAGEILGVVQAAGVTISDIASEHPDLEDVFLALTSNKAA; from the coding sequence ATGACTGAACAGGCAACCCAGCAGGCGATTGAGATCACCGGCTTGCAGAAAACCTATAGCGGCGCAAAGGGCGCGCCGGACAAGCACGCGCTGCGCGGCGTCGATCTGTCGATCCCGGCAGGCTCGATCTTTGGGCTTCTGGGGCCGAATGGCGCAGGGAAATCGACGCTGATCAACATTCTGGCCGGGCTTGTCACCAAGACTGCCGGGCAGGTGCGGATCTGGGGCTTCGATCAGGACCACAACCCGCGCCAATCGCGCGCGGCCATTGGCGTCATGCCGCAAGAGCTGAACATGGACCCGTTCTTCTCCCCGCGCGGCGCGCTCGACGTGCAGGCGGGGCTATATGGCGTGCCAAAGTCCGAACGCCGCACCGATGAGATCTTGCGCCTGATCGGGCTGGAGGACAAGGCCGAAGCCTATGCCCGCACCCTGTCAGGGGGCATGCGGCGGCGCCTGCTGCTGGGCAAGGCCTTGGTCCACCACCCGCATATCCTGGTGCTGGACGAACCCACCGCCGGGGTCGATCTGGAACTGCGGCAGATGCTGTGGGCCAATGTGCGTCGCCTGAACGAACAGGGCATGACGATTATCCTGACCACGCATTACCTCGAAGAGGCTGAACAGATGTGCGATGAGATCGCCATCATCAACCACGGGCAGGTCGTGGTGCGCGACAAGACGTCGGCGCTGTTGGGCCGGTTGGACAAGAAAACGCTGGTGATCTACCCGACCGGCGATGTTGCGGACCTGACGCTGCCCGAAGGCGTGACGCTCGACCGGCGGGCTGACGGCGCGCTGGCCTTCAGCTACAGCAGGTCCACCACCACGGCGGGCGAGATATTGGGCGTTGTGCAGGCGGCCGGCGTGACGATCAGCGACATCGCCAGCGAGCACCCCGATCTGGAGGACGTGTTCCTGGCGCTGACCTCGAACAAGGCAGCTTGA
- the cbiB gene encoding adenosylcobinamide-phosphate synthase CbiB, with product MALTLVLTLIAMTAERAFGYPDRLFRAIGHPVTWLGALIGALDRRWNIAAAPASTRRRRGVYLVLVLLATAVIPGAVLHVAGASGWAALIGVAVLTSSLIAQKSLADHVVKVAEGLERGLEDGRAAVSMIVGRDPDRLDEAGVARAAIESLAENFSDGVTAPVFWLALAGPAGGLGYKAINTADSMVGHLTDRHRDFGRAAAKLDDLINLPASRLTGAAIILAAFVSPGMSGRGAARAIRRDARHHKSPNAGWPEAAMAGALGISLAGPRYYHGVLIEDGEMNAGGRRALGAADIRCALQLYWRADAVIFVTLALVLAGVLLV from the coding sequence ATGGCCCTGACGCTTGTGTTGACCCTGATCGCCATGACGGCAGAGCGCGCCTTTGGCTACCCCGACCGGCTGTTTCGCGCCATCGGCCACCCCGTAACGTGGCTGGGCGCGCTGATCGGCGCGCTGGACAGGCGCTGGAACATCGCAGCGGCCCCGGCATCCACCCGCCGCCGCAGGGGTGTCTATCTGGTGCTGGTGCTGCTGGCTACGGCCGTGATTCCGGGTGCTGTGTTGCATGTGGCGGGCGCAAGCGGATGGGCCGCGCTGATCGGCGTGGCCGTGCTGACCTCCAGCCTGATCGCACAGAAAAGCCTGGCCGATCACGTCGTAAAGGTGGCCGAGGGGCTGGAGCGTGGACTTGAAGACGGTCGCGCCGCTGTGTCGATGATCGTCGGGCGCGACCCCGACCGGCTGGACGAAGCCGGCGTCGCCCGCGCGGCGATTGAAAGCCTGGCCGAGAATTTCTCGGACGGGGTGACCGCGCCCGTCTTCTGGCTGGCGCTGGCAGGCCCGGCGGGCGGCCTGGGCTACAAGGCGATAAACACCGCCGACAGCATGGTGGGCCACCTGACGGACCGGCACCGCGATTTCGGGCGCGCGGCAGCAAAGCTGGATGACTTGATCAACCTGCCAGCGTCGCGGCTGACGGGGGCGGCGATCATACTGGCGGCTTTCGTGTCGCCTGGCATGTCGGGGCGGGGGGCAGCCCGCGCGATCCGGCGCGACGCGCGCCACCACAAATCCCCCAACGCAGGCTGGCCCGAGGCCGCGATGGCCGGGGCGCTCGGCATCTCGCTGGCCGGGCCACGCTATTACCACGGCGTGCTGATCGAAGATGGCGAGATGAACGCCGGCGGCCGCCGCGCCTTGGGTGCCGCCGACATCCGCTGCGCGCTGCAGCTCTACTGGCGCGCAGACGCGGTGATCTTTGTCACGCTGGCGCTGGTGCTGGCCGGGGTGCTGCTGGTCTGA
- the regB gene encoding sensor histidine kinase RegB encodes MPSPTLAHLNRDSRGQWVRLRTLTMLRWLAVAGQLIAITAADQFFGLQFNLGLCYLAVGTAVISNLVTLYLFPENKRLSESDAMLTLLFDVSQLALLLYLTGGITNPFALLMLAPVTISASALEVRTTMFLGGVAISLISLVALIYEPLTFADGSILTVPPIIAFGFWAAIVIGIVFMGLYARRVASEIHSMADALLATQMALAREQKLTDLGGVVAATAHELGTPLATIKLVSAELMTDLPEGSPQREDVQLIRDQAERCREILHSMGRAGKDDLHLRHVPLDTLLREAAEPHTTRNREVIFTLTPALGAGARQPLVRRKPEIVHGLRNLIQNAVDFAAARVWLDGIWTDQTITIRIMDDGPGFPPDVLSRIGDPFIRRRRDPGELLRRPEYEGMGLGLFIAKTLLERTGAEISFANCTPATGTGDRDRRGALIELVWPLDRLTPLEHEISGQNPQIAS; translated from the coding sequence ATGCCTTCGCCGACGCTAGCCCACCTCAACCGCGACAGCCGGGGCCAATGGGTCCGGTTGCGCACACTGACCATGCTGCGCTGGCTGGCGGTGGCAGGCCAATTGATCGCGATCACCGCAGCGGACCAGTTCTTTGGCCTGCAATTCAACCTGGGCCTGTGCTATCTGGCGGTGGGCACTGCGGTGATCTCGAACCTGGTGACGCTCTACCTGTTTCCGGAAAACAAGCGCCTGTCGGAATCCGATGCGATGCTGACGTTGTTGTTCGACGTGTCGCAACTGGCGCTGCTGCTGTACCTGACGGGCGGGATCACCAACCCCTTCGCATTGTTGATGCTGGCGCCCGTCACCATCTCGGCATCGGCGCTGGAGGTGCGTACGACGATGTTCCTCGGCGGCGTCGCGATCAGCCTGATCTCGCTGGTGGCCCTGATCTATGAGCCCCTGACCTTCGCCGATGGATCGATCCTGACGGTGCCGCCGATCATCGCCTTCGGCTTCTGGGCGGCGATCGTGATCGGGATCGTATTCATGGGCCTTTACGCCCGCCGCGTGGCGTCCGAGATCCATTCGATGGCCGATGCGCTGCTGGCCACCCAGATGGCGCTGGCGCGCGAACAGAAACTCACCGATCTGGGCGGCGTGGTCGCTGCCACCGCGCATGAACTGGGCACGCCGCTGGCAACGATCAAGCTGGTCAGCGCCGAGTTGATGACCGACCTGCCCGAAGGTTCGCCCCAGCGCGAGGATGTGCAGCTGATTCGTGACCAGGCCGAACGCTGCCGCGAGATCCTGCATTCCATGGGCCGCGCAGGCAAGGACGACCTTCATCTGCGGCATGTCCCCCTCGACACCTTGCTGCGCGAGGCTGCGGAACCCCATACCACCCGCAACCGCGAAGTGATCTTCACCCTGACGCCCGCGCTGGGGGCCGGGGCGCGCCAGCCATTGGTGCGCCGCAAACCCGAGATCGTGCACGGGCTGCGCAACCTGATCCAGAATGCGGTGGATTTCGCTGCGGCGCGCGTCTGGCTGGATGGAATCTGGACCGACCAGACCATCACGATCCGCATCATGGACGATGGCCCCGGCTTTCCGCCCGATGTGCTCAGCCGCATCGGCGACCCGTTCATCCGCCGTCGGCGCGACCCGGGCGAGCTGTTGCGGCGCCCGGAATATGAGGGGATGGGGCTGGGCCTGTTCATCGCCAAGACCCTGTTGGAACGGACGGGCGCGGAGATCAGCTTTGCCAATTGCACTCCTGCCACGGGTACCGGCGACCGCGACCGCCGCGGCGCGCTGATCGAACTGGTCTGGCCGCTGGACCGCCTGACACCGCTGGAGCATGAGATATCGGGGCAGAACCCCCAGATCGCCAGCTAG
- a CDS encoding zinc-finger domain-containing protein: MTPRPAFDAPETEVVTVYRVSCDGGEGAMGHPRVWLSIPHETGMVECGYCDKRFIHEDHVAQKD, encoded by the coding sequence ATGACCCCACGTCCCGCCTTTGACGCCCCGGAAACCGAAGTGGTCACCGTGTACCGCGTCTCTTGCGACGGCGGAGAAGGGGCAATGGGCCACCCGCGGGTCTGGCTGTCGATCCCGCATGAAACCGGAATGGTCGAATGCGGCTATTGCGACAAGCGATTCATCCACGAAGACCACGTCGCGCAGAAGGACTGA
- a CDS encoding phosphotransferase enzyme family protein: MTPDLLHPFLHLWGLPATARVTLINVSENHTFRVQAPGRDLVLRLHRASHRSDAQIASELAWLDALHDVKPLRCARPLRAENGAALQHIMTPQGPRQLVAFEWIEGAEPSVGPGLRRWFPELGALTARLHQHAHHWARPADFTRDRWDIAAILGPEPAWGRWQDAPGLTRTGIDTLDALSAHLTERLTAYGTAPARFGLVHADLRLANLLTDARGLNVIDFDDCGFSWWIYDFAAAVSFIEEDPALPDLAQAWVAGYRGIADLPDADVAMLPDMVMLRRLLLTAWLGTRADSDTAGQFGGSAYTEGTVRLATRYLAQGAVGAWDRPWP; this comes from the coding sequence ATGACCCCCGACCTACTGCACCCTTTCCTGCACCTCTGGGGCCTGCCCGCCACCGCCCGGGTCACGCTGATCAATGTGTCGGAAAACCATACATTCCGGGTGCAGGCACCGGGACGCGACCTTGTGCTGCGGCTGCACCGGGCGAGCCACCGCTCAGACGCGCAGATCGCGTCAGAACTGGCCTGGCTGGACGCGCTGCACGACGTCAAACCCCTGCGCTGCGCCCGGCCACTGCGCGCCGAGAACGGTGCAGCGTTGCAACATATCATGACACCGCAGGGCCCGCGCCAGCTGGTGGCGTTTGAGTGGATCGAAGGGGCAGAGCCTTCGGTTGGCCCGGGCTTGCGCCGTTGGTTCCCGGAACTCGGCGCACTGACAGCCCGCCTGCACCAGCACGCGCACCACTGGGCGCGCCCGGCGGATTTCACCCGCGACCGATGGGATATTGCGGCCATTCTGGGGCCGGAACCGGCGTGGGGCCGCTGGCAGGACGCGCCCGGCCTGACACGCACCGGCATCGACACATTGGACGCGCTGTCAGCGCATCTGACCGAACGGCTGACCGCCTATGGCACCGCCCCAGCGCGCTTTGGACTGGTGCATGCCGATCTGCGGCTGGCAAACCTTCTGACCGACGCGCGCGGGCTGAACGTGATCGACTTTGACGATTGCGGCTTCAGCTGGTGGATCTACGATTTCGCCGCCGCCGTCAGCTTCATCGAGGAAGACCCCGCGCTGCCCGATCTGGCGCAGGCTTGGGTCGCGGGATATCGCGGCATCGCCGACCTGCCTGACGCCGATGTGGCGATGCTGCCCGATATGGTGATGCTGCGTCGGCTGCTACTGACCGCCTGGCTGGGCACGCGCGCCGACAGCGACACCGCCGGGCAATTCGGCGGCTCAGCCTATACCGAGGGCACTGTCCGGCTGGCCACGCGGTATCTGGCGCAGGGTGCGGTCGGCGCCTGGGACCGACCATGGCCCTGA